The genomic segment GAGCCCACGGCGGCCAAAAGCATTGCACCGCCGATAGCGCCGGCAGCAATTCCGCCGATGACCGCGCGCGAAGTGGCGAGAGCGAAAAACACCATCGTTAGCTCCTCCATCAGGTATCCGATACTTACCCGCACGCAAACCATAGGCGGTTTCGGCGATTCCATGGACCAAATCCATTCAGGTGGCAAAGAAGCAAAACCCGCCGCGGTGGCCGCCGGGGCCGATATGCTTGCGAAATGAATCGGCGCCGCTGGATCGCCACACTGCTGGCAGTGTTGGCGATGATGCCAATTCCCGGAATCGTTGTCGCGACGGGATCCGCCGGGCAGGCGCAAGCCACGGTCTGTGTCGGGGTGGGCCGACGTGTGTCGGTCAGCGGTTGCGCCAACGTCGGCGACGCGATCCAGCGCTACGTGCCGCCGCCGGCGGATTACGCACCGATGCCGGAGGACACTCCGCCGCCTCCCCCGCCGCCGTAGTCGATCGCCCGGCGGTCGAATACGTCCGCCCGGGTCAGCGGTCGCGGACACGCCGCAGCAACGATCTCTGCGGGCGGTGCAAGAGTGGTGTGGCACCCTATGGGTAACCATTTACGAGCGTCGATGACCGTGTAATGCCGCGTCGGCGCGCCCTCCTACGGAGCCGCAAAAATGCCAGAAACCTCGCGCCATCTGGAGGTCGAGCGCAAGTTCGACGTCCTCGATTCGACGGTCACGCCGTCGTTCGAAGGCATCGCGACGGTGGCCCGGGTAGAGAAGTTGCCGACGCAATCGCTGGACGCGATGTACTTCGACACGCAGACGCAGGACCTCGCCCGCAACAAGATCACACTGCGTCGCCGCACCGGCGGCCACGATGCCGGCTGGCACCTCAAGTTGCCGGCCGGGCCCGACGCCCGCACCGAGATCCGCATGCCCCTGGGCTCCGCGGACGACGACACCGTGCCCGGCGAACTGCTGGACGTGGTGCTCGCCATCGTCCGCGACCGGCCGCTGCGACCCGTTGCCAGGATCACGACTCAACGTGAAAGCCAGGTGCTGTACAGCAACGAGGGCGCGCCGTTCGCGGAGTTCAGCAACGACCACGTCCGCGCCTGGTCGGCCAATGCGACAGACAGCCCCGACGCGGAGCCCGTCGTCCAGGAGTGGCGCGAGTGGGAACTCGAGCTCGACGAATCGCGTGGGGCGACCGACACCGAGCTGCTGAGCCGGTTGAGCAACCGGTTACTGGACGCCGGCGGCGAACCCGCAAATCATGCGTCCAAGCTGGCGCGAGTCCTCGGCACCCCGGTGCCGACCAACGGGTCTGAACCACCCGAAGATCCGGTGCGGCGGGCGATCGCCGAGCAAATCGACGAGCTGGTGGTGTGGGACCGCGCGGTGCGCGCCGACGTCTTCGACTCCGTGCACCAGATGCGGGTCACCACCCGCAAGATCCGCAGCCTGCTCAAGGACGCCCAGGCGGGATTGTCCGACGACACCCACGCCTGGGTCCTCGACGAACTGCGCGAGCTCGCCGGAATCTTGGGCGTGGCACGCGATGCCGAGGTGCTCGCGCAGCGCTACGAGCAGGAGCTGGACCGGCTCTCGCCGGAGTTGGTGCGTGGACCGGTGCGCGAACGCCTGGTCGAGGGCGCCAAGCGCCGCTACCAGTCGGGGCTGCGGCGGTCGCTGATCGCGATGCGGTCGCAGCGCTACTTCCGGCTGCTCGACGCGCTCGATTCGATAGTGGCCCAACGCCCGACGACCGCTACCGGAGAACAACCGGCGCCGGTCACCATCGACGCCGCGTACAAGAAGGTGCGCAAGGCCGCCAAGGCGGCCGCCGAAGCGGACCAGGCCGCCCAAGCGCACGAGGAGCAGGTCGCCGCCGGGGCCGACGAGGACCACGATGACGACGAAGAGCACGATCGCGACGAGGCGCTGCACGTAATTCGTAAGCGCGCCAAGCGACTTCGCTACACGGCGGCGGCGACCGGGGCGGAGGACGTCTCCAAGCAGGCCAAGGCCATCCAAACGTTGCTCGGCGATCATCAAGACAGCGTGGTCAGCCGCGACCACCTGCTGCAGCAGGCCGATGCCGCGCACGCCGCGGGCGAGGACACCTTCACCTACGGTCTGCTGTACCAGCAGGAGTCCGATCTGGCCGAGAGCTGCCGCCAGCAGCTCGACGAGGCGCTGCGCAAGCTCGACAAGTCGGTGAAAAAAGCGCGCTGACTAGCGCTGACTAAAGGCGGGCGAGTTGGCCTGTAAGCCGGATTCTGTTCCCCACCGCCGCGGCATAAGCAACGGCGGCACGGCGGCGACCATCCATCTGGACACTCCGTTGCCGGGTGCCTCGAGCGGCCTACCCGCAGGCTCGGGCGAGCTACCCTCAATCGCCTGCGCGGCCGCACCTTTCGGTGCGGCCTTCTTGACCTTGCTTCGGGTGGGGTTTGCCTAGCCACCCCGGTCACCCGGGATGCTGGTGCGCTCTTACCGCACCGTTTCACCCTTACCACCGCG from the Mycobacterium lentiflavum genome contains:
- a CDS encoding CYTH and CHAD domain-containing protein — encoded protein: MPETSRHLEVERKFDVLDSTVTPSFEGIATVARVEKLPTQSLDAMYFDTQTQDLARNKITLRRRTGGHDAGWHLKLPAGPDARTEIRMPLGSADDDTVPGELLDVVLAIVRDRPLRPVARITTQRESQVLYSNEGAPFAEFSNDHVRAWSANATDSPDAEPVVQEWREWELELDESRGATDTELLSRLSNRLLDAGGEPANHASKLARVLGTPVPTNGSEPPEDPVRRAIAEQIDELVVWDRAVRADVFDSVHQMRVTTRKIRSLLKDAQAGLSDDTHAWVLDELRELAGILGVARDAEVLAQRYEQELDRLSPELVRGPVRERLVEGAKRRYQSGLRRSLIAMRSQRYFRLLDALDSIVAQRPTTATGEQPAPVTIDAAYKKVRKAAKAAAEADQAAQAHEEQVAAGADEDHDDDEEHDRDEALHVIRKRAKRLRYTAAATGAEDVSKQAKAIQTLLGDHQDSVVSRDHLLQQADAAHAAGEDTFTYGLLYQQESDLAESCRQQLDEALRKLDKSVKKAR